Proteins from a genomic interval of Zingiber officinale cultivar Zhangliang chromosome 1B, Zo_v1.1, whole genome shotgun sequence:
- the LOC121985169 gene encoding aspartic proteinase nepenthesin-1-like: MAKLLLLLFLFSFGAAPSCSMTGGVRIELSRVQSTDVQTQLYAGGGSFLMELAIGTPTLSYSAIMDTGSDLIWTQCQPCLRCFSQLTPLYDPSRSSTYATLPCNASQCLSLPSFTRTCAPPASDCSYDYTYGDNSSTDGVLGTETFTFGSVAVSEVAFGCSNNNNGSFDNSSGSGIVGMGRGNLSLVSQLGDGRFSYCLTSYGDNKTSPLLLGAMATLSEQAQSTPFVANPPSFPSYYYLSLLGITVGDTELPIPNTTFSMTSNGTGGVIIDSGTTLTLLVDAAYEELKGAFESQMNLTAADGSALGLDICFTYGGEEKVQGPRLVFHFEGADMNIPPENYIQADSSLSLQCVMVVRSNSTLSIFGNIMQQNMHVLYDLAGGMLSFEAEQCDQL; the protein is encoded by the coding sequence ATGGCGAAACTGCTGCTCctgctctttctcttctccttcggCGCCGCGCCGTCATGCTCCATGACCGGAGGCGTCCGGATCGAACTCAGCCGCGTCCAGTCGACGGACGTCCAAACCCAGCTGTACGCCGGCGGCGGTTCGTTCCTCATGGAGCTCGCCATCGGCACGCCGACGCTCTCCTACTCGGCCATAATGGACACCGGCAGCGACCTCATCTGGACGCAGTGCCAGCCCTGCCTTCGATGCTTCTCCCAGCTCACGCCGCTGTACGACCCCTCTCGGTCCTCCACCTACGCCACCCTGCCCTGCAACGCTTCCCAGTGCCTCTCCCTCCCTTCCTTCACCAGAACCTGCGCTCCTCCTGCCTCCGACTGCAGCTACGACTATACCTACGGCGATAACTCCTCCACCGACGGCGTCCTCGGCACCGAGACGTTCACCTTCGGGTCGGTGGCCGTATCCGAGGTCGCTTTTGgttgcagcaacaacaacaacggaAGCTTCGACAACTCGTCAGGGTCAGGGATCGTGGGGATGGGGAGAGGGAACTTGTCGCTGGTGTCCCAACTCGGCGACGGGAGGTTCTCTTACTGCCTCACGTCCTACGGCGACAACAAGACGAGTCCTCTGCTTCTGGGCGCCATGGCGACGTTAAGCGAGCAGGCTCAATCCACCCCGTTCGTCGCCAACCCGCCGTCTTTCCCCTCCTACTACTACCTATCATTGCTCGGGATCACCGTCGGCGATACCGAGCTTCCGATACCGAACACGACCTTCTCAATGACTTCGAACGGGACCGGGGGGGTGATCATCGACTCCGGTACTACCCTGACCCTGCTGGTGGACGCGGCTTATGAGGAACTGAAGGGAGCGTTCGAGTCGCAGATGAATCTGACGGCGGCTGATGGGTCGGCTTTAGGGCTCGACATCTGCTTCACGTACGGCGGCGAGGAGAAGGTGCAGGGGCCTAGATTGGTGTTTCACTTCGAGGGGGCGGACATGAATATACCTCCGGAGAACTACATCCAGGCGGATTCAAGCCTGTCGTTGCAGTGCGTGATGGTGGTGAGGTCGAATTCCACGTTATCCATCTTTGGCAACATCATGCAGCAGAACATGCACGTGCTGTATGATCTGGCCGGCGGGATGCTGTCGTTCGAGGCGGAGCAATGCGACCAGCTGTAG